The sequence CGGCAACAGAGGTGTGGTATTGTCTTCCATCTGATGCAGCTTTGGCTTTGGTTTTGGAAGGTTGAGAAGCTTCTAGATCAAGCCGCGTTTGGTCGCGGTGGAGCTTTCCCTTGGTTCACCCATCCAATAGAAGTTGTGGTTGCGGCGGAAGTCGGAGGAAGGTAGGAGGGTATTGTTGCATCGTTGCGGTGGTTAACCTAGATGTTTGGCATCCTTAGGGGCTATCATGGATTCCGGGTTATGGAGGATGGATTGAGCCATCATCCTCTGTAAATCACCATGATTTTGTGTCCACCAGACCGGATTGAAGCAAACTTACCTTGAGGTTGCGGTGGTCGCCGGAGCTGGAAGAGGCGTGTTAGATCTGACTGAGCGGATTGCTAGGCACGGGACCTGACTTCGCAGAGCCTGTCATTGATTGTTTGAGCTTGTCGGAGGATTTGTAGCGGGTCAGGCGGTACACCAGAGAAGAATCCGAGACAGAGTTTGGTTGTTGATGTCAAGGGTTTCGATTTGGTGTATCTGCCGCAACGCCGTGGATCCTGCAACCACCAGCGTTCCTGCTCAAGCTTTTGTTTCAGGTCATTCAGCAGGATCCGATCGTTTTTTTCGACGATTGCAATGTCCGCCGTTTCCTCTTTTTGTAACTGCTGGATCCTTGTAATTTGTTCAAGGCCGAGCCCATTAGTGGGAGACcctttaatattattaatataaaagttaataataataaaatatatatatatatgtatatatatatatatatgtttgtccACTCGTACGCAATATAAAGCTTTGTTTGACTTCTGAGTTTATACGTTAATAGTCTAAAGGCCCATGCAATGTTAACTTCAAAGTCCAGATTATGAAATGGGCTTTTCTTTGTAGTGGAATATCAAAACTGTATTTCTTTTTGTCAATCTTAACTATTGAGTTATCAAAACCACATCCTCTtgtgtttaaaataaatactttaTAAAATTTACCTAGGAGAGTCTAGTCTCTACTCTCTAGTATGTAGAAAATAGTATTAAGGATGACAAAGTTGGCCAAGTATCATGACTAGTATATAAGATACATTCTATTCACTTACTACgaattaattttgtgtttttttttttttttttttttttttttttaacacataccTTCAATATAAATTTCCCAAGGGGGTTGGAACCCTTTTACAAAAAGTGTCTCTGATAGAGATACACCTACAGCAAGTAAATAAAGGGAGTTACAAGCTTTATAACTAATGAAACATCCCAAACCATAAAACGAGGAAGGAATCCGCCGGTGAGGAAATTCTTTGAGCTCGAGATAGAGGGTCCAAGTGACACCGAATGACACTCTTGACTTCTAGGATTAGTGCTGGTATTGACTTGGAGGTGGCGTTGTGGAGCCGagagtttctttctttccataCAAAGTAAACTGTTGCTTGATAAGCCAGACGAAGAATCAAAGCCACATTCTTGTCCGGACAAGGATTCTTTAGCCAGGTAAGAGTAGCTTCAAACGAAGTTGGTGCAGAAACATTGGCCTTCGAAGTGAAATAAGTCCACACTTCAGAGGCAACCGAGCAATCAAAGAACAGATGTTGTCTAGATTCATCATGAGCATTACAAAGGAGACAAAGTGGTGAGACATTCAAACCCCAGGTGATGAGACGATCTCTTGTTGGAAGCCTGCCCCGGGAGTTGACCCAAGAAATGAAAGCATGTCTAGGAATCCTCCCTTTAAACCAAACTGCCTGACACCAGTCGACTCTCTGTCCCACTGGATTTAGAAACAGCCATGTTTTCGCAGTGGAGAATTTGGTCGAGGGTTCACCCTCACCTACCTTCCACAAATAAGCATCATCATTCGCAACGAATTAATTTTGGTTggaaaccaaactcaaatttaacaaatatgacatatatatatcttttgtttcgAAATTTTCCGTTCCCACTTAGTCTCGTCATTGCTATATTGTGGTCTCACCCCTTAAAACGGGACAAAAATATGCCAATTATATTCAGAATAGTTACGTCCCAAATTTTCGCTTGCCCACTTCTAACTACTAAAATCTTGTACGTGGTATGGAGGCAGGAAAAGACAATGCTATGAT comes from Camelina sativa cultivar DH55 chromosome 19, Cs, whole genome shotgun sequence and encodes:
- the LOC109130826 gene encoding uncharacterized protein LOC109130826, yielding MTRLSEGEPSTKFSTAKTWLFLNPVGQRVDWCQAVWFKGRIPRHAFISWVNSRGRLPTRDRLITWGLNVSPLCLLCNAHDESRQHLFFDCSVASEVWTYFTSKANVSAPTSFEATLTWLKNPCPDKNVALILRLAYQATVYFVWKERNSRLHNATSKSIPALILEVKSVIRCHLDPLSRAQRISSPADSFLVLWFGMFH